A region of the Apium graveolens cultivar Ventura chromosome 6, ASM990537v1, whole genome shotgun sequence genome:
TGACTATTAAATGAACACAACACACATCATAGTAGGCCTTAAGTAAAGGGCATGGAAATGCTAATCCAACCTCCCTACCCAGCCCTAATTATGTACTTCATTTGTTGTAGGTATTGTTCATGATATCCATTGAGCCAGCTCCAATGCTTGAGGATAAAGAGAAATGGTATTTGCTCAATCTTTTTAATTAGTTATAAGTTTGGTGCTGGATTAGTATGTTGGTCTTGGAAGCTTGTGTTTCAAGTCCCTCGCTTGTTTTGTTAGTCCCGTCATTCCCGTGTTTGTATATTGTGTAATTGCTATCAGTGTGACATGATCTTTTTAAAGAGTTAGATGGCAGAGGTATCTTTGAAATTTAAACTAGTGGTCCCTATACCTTGATAAATCAATTTGGCAATCCACTTTACTACAGTCAACAATTAGTAGTCCAATGAAACAGATTCTCTGGATTGACCATTATTGCTGGTCAAAGTTTTATTCAGAGGTGATCAGAGAATTTATATTAAGAGCCAATGTCGGATTCTGCTTCTTGAAGGGCCATGTTCAGAAATATTAAACTCCTAGTCTCATGTACATATGCATAGAGTAACAAAAACAGTGTTAAATGAATGTGTGTCTGGGCTCTCTTCTAATCACCATTTTATCATAGCCATCATTACTAGTCTTATTGCCTTCTAAAATTTTAGGACCACTCCAAGTACAGGTAGAACCTCAATAAATTCTACCCCGCTATAAATTGAATTTTTAATATGCATTTGTTAGTCCCAAAAATAAAGAGTCAATGTATTTATTCCTTCAAAGAATTAATACACTAGAAAACCTAATAAAATTCACCGGTCCCGAGGTTGATAATTTATCGAGGTTAATTGTAATTTGCATTTGCAGGTCCCTTGTATTTCATGATTTCATTGCAAAGTGCCTTACAAAAGAGCCTCGTCTTCGTCCTACTGCAACTGAGATGTTAAAGGTATATCATATTCGACATATTTTACTATCAGCACCTGCTTTCCTTCTTACAACTTACCTCATAGAATTGAGTAAGAAAACTGGGGCATATTAAAGGTTAAATGATGCCATTCTTTTAAAAAACTTAATATTAAGACTTTGAAGTTGTAGCATTACATTTTACTCcaactattttataattgtcCTGTGATGTCATAGTAATTTGGATTAGCTTTTATCAGACTAGCACAGGAAGGGATATTGGTAATCTGTCAAAATGTTTTTTTACTTCTTCTTTAATTATTTAACTTGCAATTGCCAAATGTATGAACCCCATAAGCTATGTACATTCAGACTGTTGTCATGGTTTCTACGTGAGGTAAGGAACGATCAAAATTCCTCACTGCCTAGGCAACTGTCTAGGTTCCAGACTTCCAGTAAGGTGAGATTTTATTGTAGCTTACCGCCTGGACTCCTAGGTGACACTTACTGTTACAGTGACATTACTGGTGCCATGATAACTATGTAGGAGTTTATTTTGTAAAACTGTAGTTCTTTAGCCTACATTTAAAGCTTCTCACTCTTAATTTTTGATAACGAACCATCTTTTAACTAAAATATTATGGTGAATAAAGTGAACTTCATATTTTGTATTTGATTGAAATTAGTATATTTTGTATTACGTAACATACATCTTTGACCCTGCCTTACGAGCGGGGTAACTGGGTCTTATTTGTTTGGTTTATGTTGAAGTTGAACTTTATTCGGGATTACAAAATAGCATTTGAActagtaaaaatatattttgaagTTTTGAACTAGACTTGTTTGATgttttctaaaaattaaatatagTGTCAACTTATTCTAGGTATATGGACATGAACTGGTTTTACTGTAACTATGTTTATAATATCCACAATCGAGCTTCCTATGCTGACCTGAAGTCGTATATATTAGAACATACTTTAATATGTATTTGCACATACTAATCTAACTTAAGTTTGTGGCCCTGGATCGAATATCAGCATAAATTCATTGAGAAATGCAAAATTGGAGCTTCCATAATGTTGCCCAAGTTGGAGAAAGCAAAGCAAGTGAGGGCATTAATGGTTTTGGAAGCACAAACTATCGCATCAGGAACTTTTGTACCTGGAGATGATGTATGATTCTCAATACTTTCAGTAGCATTATATTCTAGTTTTTCACTAGTATCGATTTTTCCCTTGAAATATCAGCCATCATAATTACAGCTTCCATATGTATAGTCAGTGGGAGGCCCTAAAGTGAATGAAGACTATGGAGATACTGTCCCATCCAAGCCTCAGGATGGTGCTCTTCTGGTTCCCAACGTGTTACAAGTTGGAAGTAAACCTGGAACTGCACCTCAGGTTGCTGAACAGACTGAAGAAGGTATAATACATTCAATTTATGTTATGTGAGTTATTCCTATTAGTTGGTCATTATTATTGTGTTCTCGCCTAAGTCAGATCGTATGGGAATGTGAATTTTGTGATATGGCTATCTCCTATATTTGCAAAGGTGGACCATTAATTGAAGAATACATGATATTTGTGATCCAGCTAAATAGTGAACTGTCTACCAATATTCTGTTCTTAGTTTGACATCTGTACTATTTACGGATTGATATAGCTATTAAATACAATTCCAGTTGGAAATTCTTAAATGATGTACTGCAAACTTTAGGAGCATCCTAAAGCAGCTGAATGAAATCCGTTTTGAATCTCTGAGAAGTTGTTTGACTTTATGGACTCCTGGATTTAGGAAGTTTTTCAAGCAGGGAAGCAGTTAGGATTCACTGGGTGGGGTACAAATTTTTTGAAGAAATATgaacataataataataataataataattgtgCTTTAAACTTCTAACAAAATATTAGTTATAATATAAATGTATTCAGTTTTCTAGTTTAGCGCTTCAGTTTGTGTCCAATATTTTGCAGTTTCTTGGTGTTATGGTCAtcttattcaaaaaataattattagcGAGGCTACAGTTGTACTGGGAAACAATTTGATGTAATTTAAGTGTAAGCTTAATTATTTTCATTGTTCAAACACAGAAGAAAATGATGTTCATTCAACAATTTGAAAGACCAAATAGATAAAACATCTTTCCTATTGTTTTTTTAATTTGAATGAAGAAAGCGGAGAAACTCATGGTTTTGATCATTGTTGTGGGTCCTGTGTTTCCTAGGTGACTTTGGGACTATGATAGTTTGCGGTGCTGTCGATATGGACAAAACAATAGAAGGGCCGAAGGTTAAAGATCATTCACCTGCTCTGGGCCGTATTGGAAGTACCTTAACAAGTGGCACAGTATCTAAATCAGTTGAACCCTGGTACTTCCTTTACCAGATATTTCTTACTTTTCACATGGCTGGTGAAGGATCAATTTTAACATTCACATAAAGCCAAACAGTAATGTCAGTTTCCTTTTTATAACACGTGAACAGACTTTGTATGCCATCTCAGTCACAATATCTTGAAGTTTTGCCAAGTGTCATTTGCATGAAATGAAGTACCTTACTGTTTTGCGTGATGATTAACGACTTGTTTTACTTGCTCCCTAAATGCGATTTTCCACGCCTAGCAATGTTGTATATGCCATTTGGGAAAAAGTTGAGATGTCTTTCTCTCTTTAATTCACGAGGAGATGCTAAACGTGGTTTATCTGCTGTCATTTATAGCAGTCGCctagttttaaaaaaaaacactTTCGGGCATACCTATGCTAATTTTTgcttatataatattttttaggGTGATGTCCAAATATAGGTAAAAGTCACAAAAAGCTATATTATCAATTTATCTGCTGAATAGATTTGTCAAGAACTAGTGTTACTGTTGTATGTTACTCGGATTCGGCTAAAAGTGTCCGACATGGATATGTGTCCAAGTATCGGACTTgacaatattttgaaaaatatacatgtttttATTCTAAAATAACTATCCAAATCCAAGTGTCCATGTCCGAGTGTCGAGTGTCCGACACGGGTACTTGAAGGTAAAATgaagagtccgagtaacataggTACTGTTTTGAAATTGAGGCATGTAGTTTTCTGCATACTGACCATGCTATATAGCTTGCACAAGGTTGGGCATGATAAAAACATTACAGTATGAGTTGGTGTACAATATTGACTATTTATGTATCATTGTTGTCATAATTACATTTAATGAATTAAGTCATTCTAAAAAGCCTGCTTAAATGATTTTCTATTAATCTTTTAGGGTTGGAGATACGGTTCAAGTTTCGACAGATACCCTCAAGAATTTAGGTGCACATGCTGCAGATGCTCTGCAAGCAACCAGTCCTTCAGTATCTCTTACCCCTGATCAGAAACTAAAGCAAAATGGCATTTCCCAGGCAAATGTTGGTAGTGGAGGCAGTGGCACCGCAAGGAATGAAACTGTCAGCAGAAAAGCATTAGATAAGGTAATTTGCATCTCCCCATAAATTTTTCAAGTGATTTGTCAGTCAACCACCCATTGTGCAAATTCTTTGTGAAAAGAACCATCAATAAATACTGCTGAGAACGTTGCTAACTATTTCAGCCCCTCCCTCTCCAGGTGATGCACGCTAGTCATAGCCGGGGAAAAAAATCTAGTTGCTTATGTTTGCAATTGTACTTTTATTTGGCATTTTAATTGGAGATTGTGTCATTGCAGCTTTGGTCCATTTATGCTGCCGGAAATACAGTACCCATCCCATTTTTAAGGGCAACTGACATATCACCCATTGCATTGTTGTCGAACAATGTGCTTGGATGCTGTGATAGTGGTGGGAATATTGCTGTGGAAACCATGCAGGAGCTCTTTGCAGGTGATGGGCAATCTAAAAAGGGAAGGAGCCGACAAAATGAGGTCATTTTCTGTCTCTGATTATATCCATGTGCATGGTTTGCAGTTAATTAGTTTTGATCTTTTATTTACATTGTTTATACTGTTCAGGTTCCCCTTCCTCCAAGTGTGTATCAAAGACTCACTTCAAGCCCTACTCTAATGAACCTTGCCCAGGCTTTAGCTTACCACAAGATGTAATTCCAATTTCCCTGTAACTGTTTCCAAACATGTTTTTATCTTTACAATGAAAGCCAAGTTGTTAGTACGGCTAAATGTGGAACTTACCTTTGTGCCAACATAGGCTGTTATCTGGTATTAAATTCTCAATAATTTTGATGCACAGGTGCTATGAAGAGATGCCACTTCAGGACCTGCAAGCAAATCAAGAGCAGCAAACCATACAAAACCTTTCTGATACGCTTAGAACTATTTTAAGATTATAGTGAACAATATAGCCGTCAAGAAATGtgtataattatttattttaaaattttgtcaTTCCTTCTTCCTTCCCATTCCCTTTACGGGGGTTGTGTATGTATGTCCCTTATCTTGTTTTTTATTCACTCGGGGGTCTGCAGTTGCTGTTTATCCATGTGTGATCTGTACATTTATTCTGTAATTGTAAATTGTAACAAGACAGGTGATTATTAAGTGTAGCATGCACAAATACACAAAACACCAAACCATTTCAAGACCCGCAAATGGGATAGATGCCAAATACTAGATCTAATTCCAGTAGACAAGTGCATCCACTTTAATACATAAGATTTAGATGCGGCCTAATGGGGTGATGAATTGATCCATGTGGGGAAATATATGTGGGTAATTAAATTCAAGTGCACCATCGACACATTAAAAATGGTTAAAAAGATTAAAATCTCTGTAACTAGAATTTTCCTACACGTTTTAACAGGTACGTCATTGAAAAGACAAGTTCCCGTAGGCTATAGCAGTGGAGCAGGGTAATAAATCCAATCTTTGATGTGATTTAGACATTTTCCCTTTGTATTTGAGAACTCCATATTTAATTACCACAACTAGCGAGTTGCTACTTGCTACCTTTTGAATCACGGTGAACTGGTGATGCTACTTGAAACAGTCTACAGCCATTATTTTCCCTTTACTCATGCAAACACCGAGATTAATTTTTATTGCCTTCTAAACATTAGCTACGTTGAATATTTTAGTGATGAGTTCTGTTTCATTTTAGTGAAAGGTTTAGATTCAATAAAGTATTACTACATGTTTTTGTCCACTAATTTCAAGATTTGGGAAGTATGTAATTAACTCCCGTAAAAAAGATAGAAACTTAACTGAGAGTTCTGGTTCACCTCCAAAATTTGTTAAGAATTTAATTACACATTTATAAGATATATaagtataattattttataaGCTATATAAgtctaattatttaataataaaaaatacataactaaaaaaaataaataCTGAGCTAGATAACTTGAGCTTACAACATTTTTAGAGTTACGGTGGAGATGATCTAATCTTAGAGCATTTTTATTTGAATTGCCATGGAGCATAAAGAGGTAGGGGGGCCACAGAGTCCAGAGAGGAAGAGTTGTATGTGTAATGTGTTATATGGTCACGATCAGGAGTTGCACGTGGAAGGCCACAAGTTAAAATTTTCTCCTTTTGATGTTGCTGCCAACTCATCTCAAATTTACCAAAAAAGTGATCAGTTTATCTATGTCAAACGTATGTGTTTATGTATATCTCTATGTGCATAGCATTTATTATTTTCTTGTTTGCATCTACTATATTTTAAACAGATTTTGTTCATATCCATCCTTATTTACTTCATCACTCTCTGCCTTTTCTGCCACCCatatctctcttcttcttcttctgcTGTTGTTGCTGTGTAAGCTTCTCTTTTTTctcttactttattattttatttgtaTAATTTTATATGCTTCTGAGTGCTATATGCATACTCTGCTGCTTAAAGAATGTAATTTTCTAGTACTTCTTTTTTTGTGATGTTTTTTTTaataattctttttatttttctgtttATGATTTGGGGTTTGTGTAATGCAGTTAATGCTAGTTTGTTTGATGCATGTGGGTATTTTTCAACTTGATTTCCTGTAATTGTGTTCTTGTTCTTTAATTATTTAGTTGTAAATAGTAGATAATAGTAGTTTATTTATTGTTATCTCAGATGGTTCAATCTCAATGATGTTGTATGATGtatagaattcttgaacttaaTTCTGGATTTTTTAATTGGACTGTTACAACTTAAAACGaagttttttttttctgaaaattatgTAATGTATCATACATTTTTCTACAATGTTGGTCTTTGTGCCAATGGTCAAGTGCCTGCAGTTGTGTTTTAGTTAATGAGGCAATATTTTTCATACTAGGATTGTTACTTGAGCTAAACTCTACTCTCTTGCTGTGTTGATGTATGTAGATTGTAGAGTTGTTACTTCTTAAGCCTGCAAAATCGAAATGGCTCTTCCTGGAGCACACAGAGATGTAATGGAATTGAGGATTTATGAAACTTTGGAAGAGCTTAGCACCGAGTTGGCAGATTATATATCTGACTTGTCGGAGGCAAGCATTAGAGAGCGAGGTGCTTTTTGCATTGCCATATCTGGTGGTTCGCTTGTTAGCTTGATGGGGTATGTGTACATTAGTTCCCTTCCTGTTTTTTTAGTCCACTGCATTTAGTTACCTGAATGAGTGTGTGTAATTTCTTGTGGAAAGCAGGAAATTATGTGAAGCACCTTATCTCAAGACCATTGATTGGGCACGCTGGCATGTGTTCTGGGCTGATGAACGTGCGGTTGCTAAAAACCATGTGGATAGCAACTACAAGTTGGCAAAGGATACTTTCTTGTCCAAGGTATCTACATAGTTTTCAGTATGTTGGAATCATTAGATAGATGTTTAGATCTCCTACTGGTTAAATAGATATATTAGATTTGTTATCGTATTGCTCGGGTTTAGATGGGACAAATAAATTATCGTTGACCCTCTTCAATCAATTCCGACTTTTAAGGATGCATGTGACGTTATCCTAATTAGTGTTTAACAATGTAGCAATGCTGTAAGAATCTTGTGGGCTTGTAGTCTTCTCCTTATTCGGAAGGTTTGTACGTATTCTATGTGCTGCAATTAGATTTGCTATAATTAGACGTGGACAATCGCGTCACTTTATTTCTTCGAGATTTAGTGAATCTACTTAAAGCTGAAGCATCAACTTATTTAACCTATAATCCAGAACTAGGTCTTGAGGATCAGTAGGGGAAGGGCCTTTTTAGCCGGAAAACAACAATTCAGTAAATTTAATCTAATCAATATTCAGAATAAGAATCGAGACTACATCTTATAGAGGCCTGGAAAATTTATAGCTTACCCTTGAGGAACTTTTCATTATTTGTTAGTCATATAGTGGAAACACATTTGTCCGAAAAATTATTATTATCAAGTTTCTATGCAGCATGTACGTCTAATTTTTTTCGACTGCCTTCCAATTTGTCTGAGACAATTCTTGGTAATTGTTGGCTTTCGTTTCTCAGGTTTCTGTGCATCTGCTGCTAACATTTTCTACTTTTATATATGTACTGATAGTCCTTTCTTATATAATGATTCTAAAAAAGTTTTTTGTGCATATGCACATGAGCACATCTATAGTGAATTGTTGaacatgtttgaattagttgtcACTAGACCAACTTGGTTTGGTAATTGTTTGCTGATCTTTATTTTTTTCCACATCTATACCCATAGGCCACAATGTGGTAGTCTACAATATATCTTCGGTAGTTGTTTGTTAAAATTAAGAGTTATTTTTCTCAACATGATTACATCTTAGCTCAGAATAGCATTCTGCCAGAAGAGTCCTgtattaataaaattattctcTACTTCTTTGACTCCTAAGGTCTTCTTCCACTGTCTGATATAGAGTACCAGCAAGTAAATTGTGTCATAGGCAAGTAGGGCTGTATAAACAGAAAAGCTGCTGAACCAGGTTGCCATATTTGGCATGTTAGATAGAAAACATTGAATTATGAACCATTCTTGGAATTAGTTGCATAGTTCTGACTGGTCATCTATCAATGAACTGATTTTTAACGTCCATAACCAAACCGCCTGTCGAAGTTTAACTTATACTGTACGATTTTTTCCTTTATTTCTGTAGCCACCCCATTTTAATTAGTTCATTTGCATCAGTTTGTTGTAATATACGTCCTGATTTCTCTTGTTAAGTTTTTAACCATATCATCTTAGCATTTCTAAGTAATAGTGAATTCATTTAAAGGAGGTTAACCAATGTATCTAAGTGTTTCACAGCAAATAACCATTCATCTAAGTCTTCCCCATCGGATGTAAGTTGGAACAATTACTACCTGCGCATGGGTAGTTTGTTATGTAAGCAGAGGTAGCATTCAGCATGTTCATCAGTCTTTTTGTACGTTTTACAGTACCATAAGGTTTCTGGCGCTTGTTATTCTATTTCCCTTTCCAGTTTTTGTGCAGCACAAGAGAAATTATGTGCGTTCCAACTTTTTTTAAGAACTCACTGGGATAAACTTACAAAGATAGAAAAAAAAAACCTAGGCGCAGAAGAGGAAAGCGTTAATGAAATACTTTGTGAAGTATTACTGTTTCATTCAACTAAATACAAAGAAAGCTTAAAATATCAATTTTCAGAAATATCTATGCTATACTATGGCTAGAAGTATATTAAATAACTGCCCCTTAGTGGCTTGCTCTTTCACTCCCTCACTACTTCTAAAAGTGTTTCTCTTATAATAATTTGTGTGCTTGATCTTTTCTCAATATACACCATATAACATGCTTTTAAGTATTTTGTCTGTTGACTTCTGCTGTATTACATAATGTTCGGTTTGGAAAACTGCTGCCTACCTGAGAATTGGTGGGCAGCAGCTTCTTCTCCGCTATCAGCATGTGAATTTTGATATCGTTTCCTATTGGTTGCCTCTACTTCGACTCTCGTTTTTCTGCTATTTCTGTGTGTACACTCTTTGCTTCCTAACTTCTATGTACCTGGAGCTGGATCGTGTCTTTATGACATCTATTCTGAGTTTGTCAATagtataaatttaaattattgtAATAGTCTTTTAGTTTGTGATCATTTTCTCATACAAAATTTCAAGAGTTTCACCATTTATTATCTATAAACTAAAAGCAGCTTATTATACCAAATTTTATTGATGCTAATACATGTTTGTCATTTCAGGTTCCCTTTGTTCCAGGTCATTTGCATTCAATCAATGACTCGCTGACTTCTGAAAAGGCTGCTCGTGAGTATGAATTTGTCATCAGAAAACTGGTAAAGACCCGTGTAATTGGAGCATCGGAGATAAGTGACTGTCCCAAGTTCGACTTGATCATTCTCGGAATGGGCCAGGATGGTCATGTTGCATCGCTATTCCCTAACCACTCCGTACTTGATGAGAAAAGTGAGTGGGTAACTTATCTTATCAACTCACCCAAACCCCCACCGGAGAGGATCACATTCACTCTGCCTGTAATCAACTCGTCCTCCAATGTAGCTCTGGTTGTTACAGGGAGCAACAAAGC
Encoded here:
- the LOC141666409 gene encoding serine/threonine-protein kinase 1 isoform X2, with amino-acid sequence MVAIKVISLSEGEEGYEEIRGEIEMLQQCSHPNVVRYLGSYQGEEYLWIVMEYCGGGSVADLMNITDEPLEEYQIAYICKEALKGLSYLHSIFKVHRDIKGGNILLTEQGEVKLGDFGVAAQLTRTMSKRNTFIGTPHWMAPEVIQESRYDGKVDVWALGVSAIEMAEGLPPRSSVHPMRVLFMISIEPAPMLEDKEKWSLVFHDFIAKCLTKEPRLRPTATEMLKHKFIEKCKIGASIMLPKLEKAKQVRALMVLEAQTIASGTFVPGDDSVGGPKVNEDYGDTVPSKPQDGALLVPNVLQVGSKPGTAPQVAEQTEEGDFGTMIVCGAVDMDKTIEGPKVKDHSPALGRIGSTLTSGTVSKSVEPWVGDTVQVSTDTLKNLGAHAADALQATSPSVSLTPDQKLKQNGISQANVGSGGSGTARNETVSRKALDKLWSIYAAGNTVPIPFLRATDISPIALLSNNVLGCCDSGGNIAVETMQELFAGDGQSKKGRSRQNEVPLPPSVYQRLTSSPTLMNLAQALAYHKMCYEEMPLQDLQANQEQQTIQNLSDTLRTILRL
- the LOC141666410 gene encoding putative 6-phosphogluconolactonase 2 — its product is MALPGAHRDVMELRIYETLEELSTELADYISDLSEASIRERGAFCIAISGGSLVSLMGKLCEAPYLKTIDWARWHVFWADERAVAKNHVDSNYKLAKDTFLSKVPFVPGHLHSINDSLTSEKAAREYEFVIRKLVKTRVIGASEISDCPKFDLIILGMGQDGHVASLFPNHSVLDEKSEWVTYLINSPKPPPERITFTLPVINSSSNVALVVTGSNKAEMVRSVIDDVGPECPSVPAKMIHPIDGKLLWFLDYAAASKLNGIAEYSE